From the Phyllobacterium sp. T1293 genome, the window AAATCGTCCATGTAACGGTCAACCGCACGGCGGAACTCGGCATCAGCCTGATATTTGCGCTTGATCTCGTCAAAGGTCTGCTGGCCCTTCAGCGTGTAGAGACGGCGGGTGAACACATTGCGTTCACCGGCGCGATAACGCTGCCAGAGTTCAACAGAAGCCTCATGATCGATCGCACGGGTGATATCGACTGAAAGTGAGTTCAGCGATTCAACCACCTGACCGGGCGAGCGGGCTTCCGGCGCCTTTGCCTTGGGTTCAGCCGGTGCTTCGTCACTGGAAGCGCGGCGGAGCAGGTCAGAAACCCAGCCATTGCCCTGCTTTGGCTGTTCGGCATTGCCGCGGGCATCAAGACTGCCACGCATGGCCGGAGCCGGTGCGGCCTGAGCAGGAGCTGCTGCGCGAGGAGCGGCGACAGGTTCACTGCGCGGCTGTGGAGCCGGAGCGGCTGCCGCCGCCACGCGGGCAGGAGCTGGAGCACGGGCTGCCCGTGCTTCGCCAACATCTGTCAGACGTCCGGATTTCTGAACGATTTCCGACAGTTCCTTCAAGGCGTTGATCTGCTCGGAAACCGCCTTGCGCATCTGTGCCGTGGACTGCTTGGCTTCTTCAGGCATGTCCATCACACCGCGCTGCAGTTCCGAACGGGTCTCTTCGAGTTCCGCGCGGATGGCAGCTGAGGAGCGGCGAATTTCGTCCGTCGCATTGGCGAACTTCTGCGATGCCTGTTCGACAACTTCCGAGATCGAATTGCGGATCTGTTCGGTTGTCTGTGTGGCACGGCCTTCTGCGCGGTCGAAAGCCGAGGAGACGAGGGATTCGAACGACCGCATGGTCTTTTCGACGCTCTCGGATTTCTCCACAAGACCTGCTGCCAGATTCTGCAGTGCCGACTGACGTTCGTCGAAGGTCGAAGCAAGATTCGACTGGGACGAGTTGATCAGTTCGGAGGCTGCACCCAGCATCTTCCCATGTTCGTCAAAACGCTTGGCGATGGAGGCAATGTCCACAAGTGTCACGTTGGACAGCTGTGAGAGCTTGCCGATATTGCCATCGATGAGGCGTGTCGAGGATTCGAAGGACTCGGCAGCACGCGTTGCATTTTCAGCAAAGGTGGTTGTCGTGTCGAGCAGACGCCCGTCAATGTCACCGAGGTTCTTGGTGGCCATATCGATCAGTTCGCCCAGCTTCGCGTTGGAAGAGGAGAGGCGGTCGATCAGGTTGCTCACGTCATCGGTGAGGCCTGCCTTGGCCTGCTGAACGGCGGTGATGGTCTCCGCGGTTCTGCTGGCAATGGCATTGATCAGGGCCGCATTTTCCACGCGCAGGCGTTCTGTGGCTGCTGTGGTGGCTTCAACCAGCTGTGAAGCCAGAGTGCGGCCATTATCAGCAAGGCTCTCAACCAGCGGCTGTGCCGTGTTGTCGAGAATGCTGATGATTTCCTGCGAACGGGCAGAAAGCACTTCGTTGAGTTCGCGGGTGCTTTCGGCAAGCTTCGATGCTGTCGAATCCGTGGCTGCCGTGAAGCGGGCTTCCAGAGCTTCCAGATTGGCGGCAGCTTCGGTTGCACGATGACCCAGACGCTTTTCTGTTTCAGCAAGGCTTTCGTTCATGCGCAGGCTGAATGCCTCGCCATGACCGTCGAGTGCTTCACCGGCCTTCTGTGCTTCACCGGTAAGGGTGGAAGCGGCTTCGGTGATCTTTTCACGCAGGGTGCGGGCAACGACCGAGGCGCTCTGTTCAAGCGACTTACGGACATTGTCGACACCCATGGCGAGCGCGCTCTGCATGGTTGTGGTGCGTTCGTCGATGGTGCCGCCATGGTTTTCAAAGGCCTTGGCAAGCACATCGGCGCTGTCCTGCAGAACGGCCTGCAAGGCAACGGTGCGATCGGTGATCGCCCCTGCCTGACCGTCGAGGGTCTGGCTGATGATCGCATTGCCCTGTTCCATGGCTGCGCGAATGTTGCTGATACGGTCATCCAGCACGCTGGCATGGCTGTTCAGTGTATCGCCAATACGGGTATCCGTGTCGGCAAGGGTCGCTGCAATGGCGGCTGCACGCTCATCAATTGTATTGATATGTGCCGCAAGCGTGTCGCTGATACCGGTATTGCTATCGGCAATCGTTGCCTGAATTGCTGCCGCGCGCTCATCGAGCGTGTTGACATGCGAAGCAAGCGTATTGCCGATCTTGGCGTTGCTGTTGGCAAGCGCTGCTGTGACCGCCGCTGCCCGTTCGTCAATCGCACCAACATGCGACGCGAGGGTATCACCAATCTGGGCACTGCTGTCATTGAGTGTTGCCCGCAGTGCCGCAGCGCGTTCATCAATCGCGGTAACGTGCGAGGTGAGCACGCTGCCGATCTGGGCATTGCTGGCGTCGAGGACCGAGCGGATACCCGCTGTGCGTTCATCGATAACCGAGGCATGACCGGCAAGGGTCTGGCCGATTTGCGCATGGGTGTTTTCAAGCGCGGCCTGAATGGCTGCCGTGCGCTCATCCAATGCCGAGGCATGGGAGGAGAGCGTATTGCCGATGCGCGTATCGCTATTGGCAAGCGCCTGTTCGATACCCGCTGTGCGATCCTCAATGGCGCTGGCATGGGATGCCAGAACATTGCTGATGCGCTCATCGCTGCCGGTCAATGCGCTTTCGATGCGGCTTGTGCGGCCATCAACGGATTCGATGAAACCGTTGAGTGTGCCATCAATGCGCGCACCGCTGTTGAGCAGGGTCGACTGTATTTCCGCATTGCGAGCGTCGATGGCCTGCGTGTGGGCAGCCAGTGTTTCATCAAGCTTCGCATCGCTGCCAGCCAGAGCCAGCTGGATGTCCTGATTGCGCTCATCAAGGCTCTTGGCGTGATGGTCAAGAGTCTGGGCAATCTTGGCATGTGTGTCGACAAAGGCGGCGCGCATACCGGATGTGCGGTCATCGATGATCTTGGCATGGGCGTCGAGCGTCTGGCCGATGCGGGCATCGCTGGCCAGGATCGCTGCTTCAACACCTGCACTGCGGGCATCAATGCTGCGGGCATGATCGTCGAGCGTCTGGCGGATCTTTTCGTCCGTATCGGAGAATGCGGCATGCATGCCTGATGTGCGGTCTTCGATCGCCTTGGCATGGGAATCAAGCGTTGCACCGATGCGGGCATCATTATCGGCAAGGGCAGAGCGCAGGCCAGCCGCACGGTCATCGATTGATGCCGTATGACCGTCAATGATCTGGCCAATGGCAGCCGTGCTGGTTTCGAGAACCGAACGCAGGCTCGATGTATGGTCGCCAAGCTGTCCGGCCTGATCACGGATGATCGAGGCGGCACGTTCTGTTTCACCCGACAGGGTGGCGGCGAGGGCATCGCGGCTTTCGGCCAGTTTGTCAGCAAAGGTCGAAGCATTGGCTGACAAGAGGCTTCCAACCGATTCGGACAGGCTCGACAGATCGTTGCCGATCTTCGCCTTCGTCTCATCAACAATACCATCAATCGAGGCGCGGCCATCGGTGAAGGTCTTGGCGATGTCGCGGGTCCGCTCGATCAGCTGCTCGTTGATCTGGCGTGCGCGGGCTTCGAGAGCCGAATTCAGGCGCTCGGTGCTGGCATCCAGCGACTGGGCGCGGGTTTCGAACTCTGCCAGCAGAGAACGGCCACGGTCGTTGATCGTGGTGTCCAATCCGGCAAGGCGGGTATCAAATTCACCGACCAGCGTCTGGGTGGCGTTGCCCAGCAGCGAGAGCATGCTGTTGGTGCGGCCGTCCAGCGTATCGGCCAGCTTCATCGTGACCGAATCGGTCTGTTCGGAGAGAGCCGCAATGCGCATTTCCAGAAGATTTGCAAAGGCTTCGCCCGAAGTTGTAATCTTGGCCGAGATGTCGTCGGAGCGTGAACCGATGGACTCAGCAATCGTGTGACCACTCTGGGTCAGACGGTCAATGAGCGAGTCACCCGACTGGCTGATCGACATGGTGAGATTGGTCGAAGCGTTGAGCAGATTGTCGCGCAGCGAATCGCCTGCGAGCGACAATTCGTCCTTCAATTGCTCATGCGCGCTCGAAATCGAGGCACGAACCCGTTCGGCATGACCGATAACCGATTCGCGTTCACCACCGAGGCGGTCAACGAGGGTACGGATGCGGTGTTCATTGTCCGTATAGACGCGCTCAAGCTGGTTTACTTCGGTCTGTACAAGCGTTTCCAGTTCGACGGCGCGGGCGAGGGTGCGTTCAACACCTTCGCTCATGGCGGCGACTTCACGGCGAACGGCCTGACCCAGCGAGGCCACGCGGTCGGAAGAGAGCATTTCCGGCTCGGACAGACGCATCGCGGCTTCCGCCATGGAGCGTGCAGCGTATTGCATTTCCTGTGCGCGGCGGACCATCAGGGCAAAGGCCCAGAACAGCATGATCGGAACGATAATCGCGACCGCAAGCGCAATGGCGTGGGGCGCGGCAGCAAAATCGGCGAAGGAGCGAATCGACCATAGGGACGAGCCGTAAATGGCCTGACCGAGTGCGATAACCCCGGCAGCCCATAAAATGCTGACGATAGCCGTAACGAGACCATAGGAGCGCGGCGCCTGAAGCGAACCTGTCGCGCGGATGGCTGATTGGGTGTTTTGCAGCAAATCATCATTTGCCGGCTTGAAAGTCTGCGGCGGCACGGCCGGTGCCTTTGGCGGCGCGGGCGGGGCGGCGGGAATCGGGTTGGCAGCCATGATCTGCGGCTTGGGCGCAGGCAGCGGAATCGTGTTCTGCGCGGCAAGGGTTTCCTTGATTTCCACAGGTTTCACAGGTTCAGGCACCACCGGCGGCGTGTGTTTTTCCGCTGCCAGTTCCTGCGCTGCCTGGGATATCTGCGCTTCCAGATCGTTAAAAGAGATCAGATCGTCGTCGATCGGCGAAAGATCCATATCCATGCCGAGTGTCGACTCATCGAAATCAATTTCTAGAGCCTTTTCAAGAGCTTCGCCAAGTTCATCTTCGGCTTTCGCTACTTTGTTCTTCGGGGCTGTGGCCATGTTTACCTCGCAATATTGGGCAGCGACCACATGTGGAGTCGACTGCGCCATACTCTTTACGCCTTAAGTGTATCGTACTGGCACATGGATTGGAAAGAAACAATGGATTCGGGAAATGCTTAAAAGTTTAAACACAAGGTTAATTTTTGAGGCCTGATCCAAATTTTGCCCGAATGCCTGAATTAACCGTTCGTTCACCACATCAGGCCAATTCGGGGGGTAGCCGCCATGCTTTAACCCAGAATATCAGGCAAGTGATTAAACTTGTGCATTCATTTGAGTCTGTGTTCAGGAGAGTATAATGGCACTGCCACAACAAGCGTCAATGGCATTTGCGTTGCCGGGCGGCGAAACGTCCAAACCATCACGCAAACGACCTATCGATCTCGTACACCTTACCCGCGAAACATTTGGCAACAGGGCGCTTGAGACCGAAATCCTCAGCCTGTTTTCCCGGCAGATTTGCACGATCGTTGATCGGCTTGGTCAGGCAAATGTGGATGAACGCGTTCGTCTTGCCAAATCGCTCAAGGGTTCTGCACGTGCCGTCGGAGCCTTCCGCGTCGCCGATATTGCCGAATCAATCGAACAATCTCCCGGCAATGCAAAGCTGGTGAACGAATTGCGTCCTGAAATTATCGATGTTCGGGACTATATCGCAGCGATCACGCGCTAGTTAGCAGCGATCAAGCGCGAGCAGCCTGACCCCAGCAAGGTCTGGGCTGCGTCAGGGAGTGCAATTGACTTCCCTGTCCAAATCCCTATCTCAGCGGTAACTTTTCTGCTTGGGGCTTTTTTCATGGCAAAGATCACGTTTGTCACTTTCGACGGTGTCCGCTTTGATACGGACGCCGAAAACGGTTCGACAGTGATGGAAAGTGCCATCCGCAATGCGGTTCCGGGCATCGACGCCGAGTGCGGCGGTGCCTGCGCATGCGCTACATGCCACGTGTATGTTGATGATGCATGGAAAGACGTGACCGGCGAGCCGGAAGCCATGGAAGAAGATATGCTCGACTTTGCCTATGATGTACGTCCCAGCTCGCGCCTGTCCTGCCAGATCCGCGTTTCCGATGAACTTGATGGTCTCGTCGTCCACGTTCCGGAACGCCAGGCCTAATATTTAGGCTGATATTTTCTCATCGACCGATTAGAAATGCTCCATTCCCGACCGCAAGCCGGTGTGGAATAGTATGGTGGCATGTCATGAGGAAATATCGATGAGTGAAATGACGAAAACGGATGTTGTGATCATTGGTGCGGGGCCGGTTGGCCTGTTTGCCGTGTTTGAACTTGGCCTTTATGATCTCAAATGCCATCTCATTGATATTCTTGATCGCCCCGGCGGCCAATGTGCCGAGCTTTATCCGGAAAAACCTATTTATGATATTCCGGCTTGGCCCGAAATCAGCGGGCAGGGACTGACCGACAAGCTGATGGAGCAGATCAAGCCATTTGCGCCGCAGTTTCATTTCAATCGCATGGTGACGCGGCTGGAACGCCAGCCGGATGGTCAATTCCATGTGGAGACGGATGAAGGCGAGATTTTTGAAACCAAGGTGGTGGTGATTGCCGCCGGTGGTGGTTCATTTCAGCCAAAACGCCCGCCGGTTCCCGGCATCGAAGCTTTCGAGGGCAAGAGCGTTTTCTATTCGGTGCGCCGCATGGAGGAATTCCGTGATGAAGACGTGCTGATTGTTGGGGGCGGCGATTCGGCTCTCGACTGGGCGCTCAATCTGCAACCCATCGCGCGCAGTCTGACAGTGGTGCATCGCCGTGCCGAGTTTCGCGCAGCGCCCGATAGCGTCAAGAAAATGTTCGAACTGGTTGAAAGCGGCAGCGTTCGCTTCGAGCTTGGGCAGATTTCAGGCCTGAAGGGTGAGGATGGTCAGCTTTCAAGTGCGACGATCAAGGCCGCCGAGGGCGAAACCGAGATTCCCGTCACACGTCTGCTGCCATTCTTCGGATTGACCATGAAACTCGGACCCATTGCCGATTGGGGGCTTAATCTGCACGAGAACCTCGTTCCGGTTAATGTGGAGACATTTGAAACATCCGAGCCGGGAATTTTTGCTATCGGCGACATCAATTGGTATCCGGGCAAGCTGAAGCTCATTCTATCGGGCTTCCATGAAGCCGCGCTGATGACGCAAGCGGCCAAGCGGATCGTCAGCCCAGGTGAGCGGGTGGTGTTCCAGTACACGACCTCATCCACAAGCCTGCAGAAAAAGCTTGGCGTGCATTAAGAAAACAGGATTTAAGCGTCGTGGTGTGAAAAATTCAACCCAGCACCATGGCGCGTAGTAGATTGCATAGCCGCGTGCGTCATCGATTGCCCGATGGGTATGTTCTAAAAAGCCCAACCATTCCGGTGGATAATGATTCACATCACATTCCCAGTGCGCACGTCCGGTTTTGCCTGAAACCAGAGACATGAGGCAAAGGGGAGCATGTTGGAAAAGGCGGTCGGGAATCCACGGCCCCTCATATAAGGGGCGACCGGTAAACCGCTTGAGATAATAATCGAGCCATGGTCCATCCAGTGCCACCGGATGGGCGGCAAAAATCGGCTCCCCATCGAATGAGCTGACCCAGTTGACGAAATTGTGCATCATTGTTTCGGGCGGCTGGGGGTTCAACGTTGAGGCCAACCATGCTTGTGGATGCGCTTGCCAGAAGGCCATGGTCCTCTTGTCTTTTATAGCCCCATCGAGCGGCTCAAGCACCGCTTCGAATTCGCCGAGGATAATGCCAGTTGCGGACATTGCCACCGATGCAAATGCCAGCATCGAATGGGTGCCTGGTAACGGGCCATCGAATTCCACATCAGTGACGACATAAAAGGGCGACATGCGTTCTCCGGGTGGTAACGATGGTGTCACTTCTTTTGCATTTGCCGTTGTATCCGGAAGACCAGAAGCCGTTCGAAACGGCGTTCAAAATTCTTGCCTTCCACCCGGTCGAACTGAATCTGCGCTGCGTCCTGCTGCAGCATCAGCTTGGTCATCAGGGCTGCAGCGTCCGTTTTCATCTCATCACAATTGCTGCGCCAGGGCAGGGCTTTGAGCGCCCGCTCCATATCAAATGCCGCCGTGCGGGCGATAATGATATGGCTCTCCTCGTGGCGTTTGATATCGGCTGAAAGCGTGTCCCAGATCAGCGCAAGGTCGGGCTTGGCCGATGCACGCTGCTTCCAGCGTGGCAGATGCACGCGGGCATGGATGGTGATATCAGCCTCCACAACCCGGCAGCTTTTGGCGTCGGAACCATATTTGACCTTTGTATTGAAACGCATCTGTGTCGCGCCGGGGTGGCGCTGTCCTGTTTTGTGTATTTGCGGGCCGCGACGGCTGAGTTCACGGTCGAGATCAGCAGCCGTTTTGCCCGACAGGGTAAAATACTCGTATTTGCGCAGGACCACCGCTGCACTGGCACTTTGCACTGCAAACAGACATGCGCATGCGAAAGCCGCCATTCTCAAGATAGTCTTCATGGGGGATCGGTCCTTCGTTTCTGACAAGCCTGCCTGATCAAGCTTACAACACTCTAGGACCAAAAACGTTGCGGATGAATTGACGCGGCGATTGTTCTGTTCAAAAACAGTTTCAGCATTCATCAAAGGAGCATCCCTATGCAAAGAGAGTGGCGTCTGGCGCATGGACGATCCCTGACCCTCGGGCCAGTGTCCGTCATTATGGGTGTTCTTAACGTTACACCGGATTCCTTTTCCGATGGCGGCGTGCATCTTGCGCTCGACAAGGCAATTGAGGGCGCACGGGCGATGATTGCCGAGGGTGCTGCGATCATCGATGTCGGTGGTGAGTCGACCCGTCCCGGTGCCACCCGGGTTGATCCCAAAACGGAACAGTCGCGGGTGCTTCCCGTCATCGAGGCACTGGCAAAAGAAACCGATGTCCTGATTTCCGTCGATACCTACCGAGAAGAAACCGCACGGCTGGCCGTTGCTGCCGGTGCGCATATCGTCAACGATGTGTGGGGCGTGCAGCGCGAACCGGCGATTGCGGATCTCGCCGCCAAGACGGGCGCCGGACTTGTCATCATGCACACGGGCCGCGAAAGGGAACGTGACCCTGACGTGATCGTGGATCAGTTCGCATTTCTCAACCGGTCACTGGAGATCGCCAAGCTTGCGGGTGTGGCGCATGACCAGATCGTACTCGATCCGGGGTTTGGTTTTGCCAAGGAAACCGAAGAGAATCTGGCGCTGATCCGGCGATTCGGTGAACTCAAGGCTTTCGGTTATCCGTTTCTGGCTGGCACATCGCGCAAGCGTTTTCTTGGTGCAGTTACCGGACGGGACGCGGATGAGCGGGATGCGGCAACCGCCGCCACCTCAGCTATTCTGCGACTGGCAGGAGCGGATGTTTTCCGGGTGCATGACGTCAAGACGAACCGGGATGCGCTTGTCATGACTGACGCAATCCTCCAGCAGCGGAGCGCTGATTAATGACCATCAGATACAGAACGTGGCTTGGCCTTGGCGGCAATATCGGCGAACCCATACAGGCGATGGCGGAGGCCTTGCAGGCGCTGCATGCGCGCGATGACACGCGTGTCGCCGCTGTTTCGCCTGTCTATCGCACCCCGCCATGGGGCAAAACTGATCAGGCGTGGTTTCACAATGCCTGCGCGCAGGTGGAAACATCCATGCTGCCGGAGGATTTGCTGGCTGTCTGCCTCGATATTGAGCGCCACATGAAACGTGAACGGATTGAGCGCTGGGGACCGCGCATCATCGATATTGATGTGCTCGTTTATGAAAACTGGAAACCCGTGGAAAGCCCGAAGCTCACGCTCCCCCATCCGCGCATGACCGAACGGGCCTTTGTGCTGGTACCGCTCAGCGATATTGCACCTGATCTTGTGGTCAATGGGAAACGCATCGCCGAGTGGGCAGCATTATGTGATCGTTCCGGCATAGAAAAAGCCCGCGAAGACGCGGGCTGGTGGCTTGAAAGCAGGGCTGAATAGTCAGTTCTTGACGATACTGCCGACGGCGGTGTTGTCGACGCGCTTCAGGGTCATGCCAACGACCGGGATCAGCGTGTCTTCAAGCCGCACCGAAATGGTGACATTCAGCTGATTATCACCGGTAAATTTGGCCAGCATGGCGCCGGTCAATTGCTTGCGGGTGATGTTCAGCACCACGCGATCACCGGAAACACTGCCGCCGGTAATATCAAGACCTTTGCCAGCTGCACCATCGAGGAACGCGCCCTTATAGGTACCGCCGGTGCGGGCAATGGTTGCTTTCATCGGCTGGTTGAAAATACCGACGCGGCAATTGCCATCAAGTGTCATCCCAGCGGTTTCACCGGGCGTTGAACCATCGAGCGTACAGGTAAATTTCGTACCCTTGTACTTGCCCGCGACGATCTCGCCGGGGCCGACCCATTGGCCTTCCACGGTCTGGAAGAATTCTGTGTCTTTATCCTTGGCTTGTGCTGAAAACGCGAAGAGCGCGCAGGCGAACAAAGACAGGGTAGCGGCAGCTGCGCGTGTTTTCATTGGGGATATACTCAACACAAATCATTGAAATGACGATGACCGATCATCGGTTGGAATGGTTAACGGATGGTTGCCATTCCTGCCGAAATTGCAACCCCGTCCACAGGATTATTCTTTTTTTGCACCGCCAATGCGGGCGAGGTCCCCGATAAAATCGCCAATTCCCGGACGCTTTTC encodes:
- a CDS encoding 3'-5' exonuclease — its product is MSPFYVVTDVEFDGPLPGTHSMLAFASVAMSATGIILGEFEAVLEPLDGAIKDKRTMAFWQAHPQAWLASTLNPQPPETMMHNFVNWVSSFDGEPIFAAHPVALDGPWLDYYLKRFTGRPLYEGPWIPDRLFQHAPLCLMSLVSGKTGRAHWECDVNHYPPEWLGFLEHTHRAIDDARGYAIYYAPWCWVEFFTPRRLNPVFLMHAKLFLQACG
- a CDS encoding 2Fe-2S iron-sulfur cluster-binding protein is translated as MAKITFVTFDGVRFDTDAENGSTVMESAIRNAVPGIDAECGGACACATCHVYVDDAWKDVTGEPEAMEEDMLDFAYDVRPSSRLSCQIRVSDELDGLVVHVPERQA
- a CDS encoding Hpt domain-containing protein, with protein sequence MALPQQASMAFALPGGETSKPSRKRPIDLVHLTRETFGNRALETEILSLFSRQICTIVDRLGQANVDERVRLAKSLKGSARAVGAFRVADIAESIEQSPGNAKLVNELRPEIIDVRDYIAAITR
- a CDS encoding DUF922 domain-containing Zn-dependent protease; the encoded protein is MKTILRMAAFACACLFAVQSASAAVVLRKYEYFTLSGKTAADLDRELSRRGPQIHKTGQRHPGATQMRFNTKVKYGSDAKSCRVVEADITIHARVHLPRWKQRASAKPDLALIWDTLSADIKRHEESHIIIARTAAFDMERALKALPWRSNCDEMKTDAAALMTKLMLQQDAAQIQFDRVEGKNFERRFERLLVFRIQRQMQKK
- the folK gene encoding 2-amino-4-hydroxy-6-hydroxymethyldihydropteridine diphosphokinase — protein: MTIRYRTWLGLGGNIGEPIQAMAEALQALHARDDTRVAAVSPVYRTPPWGKTDQAWFHNACAQVETSMLPEDLLAVCLDIERHMKRERIERWGPRIIDIDVLVYENWKPVESPKLTLPHPRMTERAFVLVPLSDIAPDLVVNGKRIAEWAALCDRSGIEKAREDAGWWLESRAE
- a CDS encoding NAD(P)/FAD-dependent oxidoreductase — protein: MSEMTKTDVVIIGAGPVGLFAVFELGLYDLKCHLIDILDRPGGQCAELYPEKPIYDIPAWPEISGQGLTDKLMEQIKPFAPQFHFNRMVTRLERQPDGQFHVETDEGEIFETKVVVIAAGGGSFQPKRPPVPGIEAFEGKSVFYSVRRMEEFRDEDVLIVGGGDSALDWALNLQPIARSLTVVHRRAEFRAAPDSVKKMFELVESGSVRFELGQISGLKGEDGQLSSATIKAAEGETEIPVTRLLPFFGLTMKLGPIADWGLNLHENLVPVNVETFETSEPGIFAIGDINWYPGKLKLILSGFHEAALMTQAAKRIVSPGERVVFQYTTSSTSLQKKLGVH
- the folP gene encoding dihydropteroate synthase, with the protein product MQREWRLAHGRSLTLGPVSVIMGVLNVTPDSFSDGGVHLALDKAIEGARAMIAEGAAIIDVGGESTRPGATRVDPKTEQSRVLPVIEALAKETDVLISVDTYREETARLAVAAGAHIVNDVWGVQREPAIADLAAKTGAGLVIMHTGRERERDPDVIVDQFAFLNRSLEIAKLAGVAHDQIVLDPGFGFAKETEENLALIRRFGELKAFGYPFLAGTSRKRFLGAVTGRDADERDAATAATSAILRLAGADVFRVHDVKTNRDALVMTDAILQQRSAD
- a CDS encoding kinesin, whose translation is MATAPKNKVAKAEDELGEALEKALEIDFDESTLGMDMDLSPIDDDLISFNDLEAQISQAAQELAAEKHTPPVVPEPVKPVEIKETLAAQNTIPLPAPKPQIMAANPIPAAPPAPPKAPAVPPQTFKPANDDLLQNTQSAIRATGSLQAPRSYGLVTAIVSILWAAGVIALGQAIYGSSLWSIRSFADFAAAPHAIALAVAIIVPIMLFWAFALMVRRAQEMQYAARSMAEAAMRLSEPEMLSSDRVASLGQAVRREVAAMSEGVERTLARAVELETLVQTEVNQLERVYTDNEHRIRTLVDRLGGERESVIGHAERVRASISSAHEQLKDELSLAGDSLRDNLLNASTNLTMSISQSGDSLIDRLTQSGHTIAESIGSRSDDISAKITTSGEAFANLLEMRIAALSEQTDSVTMKLADTLDGRTNSMLSLLGNATQTLVGEFDTRLAGLDTTINDRGRSLLAEFETRAQSLDASTERLNSALEARARQINEQLIERTRDIAKTFTDGRASIDGIVDETKAKIGNDLSSLSESVGSLLSANASTFADKLAESRDALAATLSGETERAASIIRDQAGQLGDHTSSLRSVLETSTAAIGQIIDGHTASIDDRAAGLRSALADNDARIGATLDSHAKAIEDRTSGMHAAFSDTDEKIRQTLDDHARSIDARSAGVEAAILASDARIGQTLDAHAKIIDDRTSGMRAAFVDTHAKIAQTLDHHAKSLDERNQDIQLALAGSDAKLDETLAAHTQAIDARNAEIQSTLLNSGARIDGTLNGFIESVDGRTSRIESALTGSDERISNVLASHASAIEDRTAGIEQALANSDTRIGNTLSSHASALDERTAAIQAALENTHAQIGQTLAGHASVIDERTAGIRSVLDASNAQIGSVLTSHVTAIDERAAALRATLNDSSAQIGDTLASHVGAIDERAAAVTAALANSNAKIGNTLASHVNTLDERAAAIQATIADSNTGISDTLAAHINTIDERAAAIAATLADTDTRIGDTLNSHASVLDDRISNIRAAMEQGNAIISQTLDGQAGAITDRTVALQAVLQDSADVLAKAFENHGGTIDERTTTMQSALAMGVDNVRKSLEQSASVVARTLREKITEAASTLTGEAQKAGEALDGHGEAFSLRMNESLAETEKRLGHRATEAAANLEALEARFTAATDSTASKLAESTRELNEVLSARSQEIISILDNTAQPLVESLADNGRTLASQLVEATTAATERLRVENAALINAIASRTAETITAVQQAKAGLTDDVSNLIDRLSSSNAKLGELIDMATKNLGDIDGRLLDTTTTFAENATRAAESFESSTRLIDGNIGKLSQLSNVTLVDIASIAKRFDEHGKMLGAASELINSSQSNLASTFDERQSALQNLAAGLVEKSESVEKTMRSFESLVSSAFDRAEGRATQTTEQIRNSISEVVEQASQKFANATDEIRRSSAAIRAELEETRSELQRGVMDMPEEAKQSTAQMRKAVSEQINALKELSEIVQKSGRLTDVGEARAARAPAPARVAAAAAPAPQPRSEPVAAPRAAAPAQAAPAPAMRGSLDARGNAEQPKQGNGWVSDLLRRASSDEAPAEPKAKAPEARSPGQVVESLNSLSVDITRAIDHEASVELWQRYRAGERNVFTRRLYTLKGQQTFDEIKRKYQADAEFRRAVDRYMDDFERLLEDVARNDRDNVVTQNYLTSDTGKVYTMLAHASNRLR